The DNA window AAATCCGTACTCTTCAAGGTCGTGTTATTAGCGACAAAATGGACAAGTCAATCGTTGTTGCTATCGAGCGTCAGGTTAAGCACCCGATCTACGGTAAATTCATCAAACGTACAACTAAGTTGCACGTACATGATGAAAACAACTCAGCTCTAGCTGGTGACCTAGTTTCAATTCGTGAGTGTGCTCCAATTTCTAAGACTAAGTCTTGGACTTTGGTAGACGTAATTGAGCGTCCAAAACAAGCTTAATGTTAATTAAGTCTGTTTAGAAGAAGCCTCGGCCTTGGTCGGGGCTTTTTTTTGTGTCGAAAATAAAGCGGCGTGTCATTTCTATTTTTTCCTTTCTTACACTGTACTAAAGTGCGGCTGCTATTTTGCATTAGACGCGTTATGCTGAATAAAAAATAATAAAGTCCGTTTATGTTCTCGATTGGAGTAATAAGTCTCGTTGCCATCGCTTACCTTGGCGTACTCTTCGCGGTTGCGTGGGTGGCTGATAAGAGTCCGAAACCTCGTGCGCGTGCAAGTGTTTATGCGTTGTCATTGGGAGTGTATTGTACTTCATGGGCGTTTTTTGGTACGACCGCACAAGCCGCGAATAACGGCTGGTGGTTGGCTCCGACCTATTTAGGCACAATTCTGCTGTTCATCTTCGGATGGCAAATATATTTAAGAATCGCAACCGTTTGTCGTCAACAAAAGCTGACTTCCATGGCTGATTTTATCGCGACGCGTTATGGGCAATCATCGAGCCTTTCTGGTTTGATTTCATTTATATCTGTGATTGCGGTGGTGCCTTACATTGCGCTACAGCTCAACGCGACAAACACCAGTATTTCGTTACTCACGGGCAAACCATCGACGGCTACCATCGCATTTTGGCAAGACGGTACCTTTTATATTACGTTGCTGTTGGCGCTTTTTGCTGTGTTGTTTGGTACTCGGCGTTTGCGCCCCAGTGAACATAATCCTGGGTTGATGACCGCAATTGCGTTTGAATCTTTAGTGAAGTTGTTCGCCTTTCTCGCGGTTGGTGTATTTGTTTGTTTTGGCATTTTTGACACTCCTTGGCAATTGCTTGAGCAGGCTCATCGAGATGGTGTTACGGCGCAAATTGAAACAACGAGAAGCCCCAACTACGTATATTGGGTGCATGTGTTGCTGGGGTTACTAGCCACATTGTGTTTACCTCGGCAATTCCACACCGCGTTTATTGAGCCCAGTTCGGAGAAACAACTCGTCGCTGCGCGGTGGTTGTTTCCAGTGTATCTCGTGCTGATTACGCTATTTACCTTACCTATTGCGTATGCAGGGCTGTTACTTTTCAAATCAGGTAATGTCGGCTACGACACCTTTGTACTTGCGTTACCCATAGCAGCAAATGCGCCCGTGATGACCATGTTGGCGTTTCTTGGTGGCTTTTCAGCAGCCACGAGTATGGTGATTGTATCGACCATCGTTTTAGCCATCATGATCACCAATGATTTTATCAATCAATATTTACTTCGCCGTGCTCAGGTAGGTGCAAAAACGCGCGGATTAACAAAGCAGAGGCTTATTTACGCTCGACGCGGCGTGATCGTCGCCATTTTACTCTTAAGTTATTTGAGTCATCGTATCTTTGCTGATGGCAATACGCTGGCGAATATGGGCTTGATGTCATTTGCATTAGTCGCACAGTTTGCACCTGCCATGATCATTGGTTTATGGTGGCGCAAGGCTTCTTGCCTTGGTGCACAGCTGGGTATCATCAGTGGTTCTGTGATTTGGTTTTACACGCTCTTATTGCCCAATCTTATCACCGGTTTGTCTGGCCCCGAAAATTGGTTGCATGCAGGACCGTGGGGAATTGCTTGGCTTGCTCCAAAAGATTTATTTGGTATTGGTCTTGATGCCATTAGTCAGGCTGTGCTGCTTTCGTTATTCGTCAATACACTGGTGTATCTCGTTGTGCCTTGGTTTAGCCAGGCGCGATTGGCAGAACGTCTGCAAAGTAATAAATTTATATTGAGTGAACCAGAGCCAAAAGCATTATTGACACCCCTTACATATCAAGACTGTGCAGACTTGCTACTGCGTTTTGGTGAGCCAGACTCAACTGCGCAACTGATTGACGAAGAATTTCCGAAAGAGCGTGGAAAATGGAAAGAAACAGCACCTCGTCACATCGAAGATTTGGTTGAGCGTGAAATGTCAGCCCTCATCGGTGGGCCTTCTGCTCGGCTTATATTACAAGCCAGTAAAGATGAAAAAGCGCAATCTATTGAACACGTTGCGGAGTTTGTGGATGAAGCCAGTCAAGTATTACGCTTTAATCGCGACTTGCTGCAAGCCACCATTGAGAACGTAGAACAGGGTATCAGCGTAGTCGATAGTGAGTTGAAGCTGGTCGCATGGAACCAACGCTACAGTGAAATGTTTTCTTACCCCGAAGGGAGTTTGTACATCGGTCGTCCTGTTGAAGAACTGATCCGCCTCAACGCGCAGCGGCAGTTGTTTGAATTCAATAATCTATATCAAGAGGTTGAAAAACGACTCGCGTATTTGAAACAAGGAAGTGCCTACAAGTATCGTCGTCAGCACAATGATGGTCGCGTGTTTGAAATGCAGGGGAATCCGTTACCCGGAGGTGGCTTTGTGACGACCTATACGGACATTTCTGATTTTGTACGCCAGCAACGAGCGCTGGAGCAAGTGAATACGGACCTTGAGGAAAAGGTTCAGGCCCGTACCGTTGAACTCACGAATGCCAATCAACAACTCGAAACCGCAAAACGGCAGGCTGAACTTGCAACTGAGAGTAAAACTCGCTTTTTTGCTGCGGCCAGCCATGACTTACTGCAGCCTTTCAATGCTGCTAGTTTGTTTTGTGCTTTAATGAGTGAGCGTGCACAAGGCTCCGAGCTTCAAGGTTTGTCAGAGAACATCAAAGATGCGTTGGCCAGTGCAGAGGATTTACTGTCAAGCATTTTAGAATTGACGAAATTGGAGGCTGGCGCGTTCAAGACCTCGATAGCCCCTTTTAACTTGGCGTCTTTATTAACGCCGTTGTGTAATGAATATCGAGCCCTTGCAAAAGCTAAAGGGTTGGCGTTTGACGTCAGCCCGTGTCCGGTCTCGCTTACTACAGATAAAGCACTTTTGAAACGCGTGTTAAGTAACTTACTTAGTAACGCCATACGCTACACCAAACAAGGCGAAGTCCGCTTGCGTTTAGAGCGAGATGGACAACGGTTGTCCATCATGGTTGAAGACACCGGTATTGGTATCGCACAGCAAGATCAAACACTCATCTTTCAAGAGTTCAAGCAACTTGGCGATCGTTCTCACGGGCAAGGGTTAGGATTAGGCTTAGCGATCAGTAAGCGGATCTGTGATTTGCTGGGCATTCATATTTCCATGGGCTCAGAAGTAGGGAAAGGCACACAGTTTACCTTGACCCTGCCGTGTGAAGACGCCTTAAGCACAACATCTGGACAAGAACTCATTGAGGCTACGGGAGATAGCCAGCTACAAGGTCTTTCTGTGTGGCTACTGGATAATGACGAACATGCTCTAGAGGCGTTGAAACAATTACTCACGAACTGGGGGTGTGAGATCCAGTGCGCGAGAAACCAACAGGAGTTGGCAGTACTAGTGGC is part of the Pseudoalteromonas xiamenensis genome and encodes:
- the rpsQ gene encoding 30S ribosomal protein S17 — encoded protein: MSDKIRTLQGRVISDKMDKSIVVAIERQVKHPIYGKFIKRTTKLHVHDENNSALAGDLVSIRECAPISKTKSWTLVDVIERPKQA
- a CDS encoding PAS domain-containing hybrid sensor histidine kinase/response regulator — its product is MFSIGVISLVAIAYLGVLFAVAWVADKSPKPRARASVYALSLGVYCTSWAFFGTTAQAANNGWWLAPTYLGTILLFIFGWQIYLRIATVCRQQKLTSMADFIATRYGQSSSLSGLISFISVIAVVPYIALQLNATNTSISLLTGKPSTATIAFWQDGTFYITLLLALFAVLFGTRRLRPSEHNPGLMTAIAFESLVKLFAFLAVGVFVCFGIFDTPWQLLEQAHRDGVTAQIETTRSPNYVYWVHVLLGLLATLCLPRQFHTAFIEPSSEKQLVAARWLFPVYLVLITLFTLPIAYAGLLLFKSGNVGYDTFVLALPIAANAPVMTMLAFLGGFSAATSMVIVSTIVLAIMITNDFINQYLLRRAQVGAKTRGLTKQRLIYARRGVIVAILLLSYLSHRIFADGNTLANMGLMSFALVAQFAPAMIIGLWWRKASCLGAQLGIISGSVIWFYTLLLPNLITGLSGPENWLHAGPWGIAWLAPKDLFGIGLDAISQAVLLSLFVNTLVYLVVPWFSQARLAERLQSNKFILSEPEPKALLTPLTYQDCADLLLRFGEPDSTAQLIDEEFPKERGKWKETAPRHIEDLVEREMSALIGGPSARLILQASKDEKAQSIEHVAEFVDEASQVLRFNRDLLQATIENVEQGISVVDSELKLVAWNQRYSEMFSYPEGSLYIGRPVEELIRLNAQRQLFEFNNLYQEVEKRLAYLKQGSAYKYRRQHNDGRVFEMQGNPLPGGGFVTTYTDISDFVRQQRALEQVNTDLEEKVQARTVELTNANQQLETAKRQAELATESKTRFFAAASHDLLQPFNAASLFCALMSERAQGSELQGLSENIKDALASAEDLLSSILELTKLEAGAFKTSIAPFNLASLLTPLCNEYRALAKAKGLAFDVSPCPVSLTTDKALLKRVLSNLLSNAIRYTKQGEVRLRLERDGQRLSIMVEDTGIGIAQQDQTLIFQEFKQLGDRSHGQGLGLGLAISKRICDLLGIHISMGSEVGKGTQFTLTLPCEDALSTTSGQELIEATGDSQLQGLSVWLLDNDEHALEALKQLLTNWGCEIQCARNQQELAVLVATSKADLLIADYQLDSGVTGLDVVAELSLQAMPIILNTANHDELIRERITDSGYPLLYKPLKAPALKRLLKRIATAL